From the genome of Nitrosopumilus sp., one region includes:
- a CDS encoding threonylcarbamoyl-AMP synthase, whose product MKVNCDKEGIEKASQIIKRGGIVIFPTDTVYGMGCDPYNEESVEKIYKIKSRDIAKQVPILAYSIETASEICHIDKFTKKIAQKFWPGPLTIILKVTDADLKRTLKLKDKIAIRVPNHTCTLKLLEKCDFLVGTSANISGCPPHTDPDECFKNVQNQNIFIDGGKIASKTVSTIIEIENEEIKVIRKGGLTREEILR is encoded by the coding sequence TTGAAAGTGAATTGCGATAAGGAAGGAATCGAAAAAGCAAGCCAGATCATCAAGCGTGGAGGAATCGTGATATTTCCAACAGACACAGTTTACGGGATGGGATGTGATCCATACAATGAAGAGTCAGTAGAAAAAATTTACAAAATTAAATCCAGAGATATTGCAAAACAAGTTCCAATTCTAGCATATTCTATAGAGACAGCTTCTGAAATTTGTCATATTGACAAGTTTACTAAAAAAATTGCTCAAAAGTTTTGGCCAGGCCCGTTGACAATAATTCTAAAAGTGACAGATGCGGATCTGAAAAGGACCCTGAAGTTAAAAGACAAAATTGCCATCAGAGTTCCAAATCACACATGCACGTTAAAATTATTGGAAAAATGTGATTTTCTTGTGGGTACCAGTGCAAATATTTCAGGATGTCCACCGCATACGGATCCGGATGAATGTTTCAAAAACGTACAAAATCAGAATATTTTTATCGATGGGGGAAAAATTGCAAGCAAAACAGTCTCGACGATTATAGAAATAGAGAACGAAGAGATCAAAGTTATTCGTAAAGGTGGTTTGACTAGAGAGGAAATTTTAAGATGA
- a CDS encoding thiamine biosynthesis protein ThiS: MFTVKFVGGAKKSFPEEYVKIDKSDMSIQELIDLLLELKLDDTPKLDTDNALIAINGSDSSAMDGKSTKIKNNDVVSIIPVIHGGASEKITFECAKQQIQVLEIKGQKSIDVKFIDDLRKKYPRLVLQAVSSSFILNNYHLQKIISLSFESKKNGVLLSNKFEIDILMRFALTTQISSAIKQVGIKPKDNFILIAIGNKKILNLLYRELLPMTEILFSKNPSLYLKRHFKITKKHVNSIHSKTPLEDILVEKAAILF; this comes from the coding sequence ATGTTTACTGTAAAATTTGTTGGGGGGGCCAAAAAATCTTTTCCTGAAGAATATGTGAAAATTGACAAATCTGACATGTCTATTCAAGAATTAATTGATTTGCTGTTGGAACTAAAGCTTGATGATACTCCTAAACTTGACACCGACAACGCTTTAATCGCAATAAATGGATCCGATTCATCGGCAATGGATGGAAAATCCACAAAAATAAAAAATAACGACGTCGTAAGCATAATACCTGTAATTCATGGAGGTGCATCTGAAAAAATTACTTTTGAATGTGCTAAACAGCAAATTCAAGTGCTTGAGATAAAAGGTCAAAAATCAATTGATGTAAAATTCATTGATGATCTGAGAAAAAAATATCCTAGACTTGTGCTTCAAGCCGTTTCTAGTAGTTTTATTCTAAATAACTATCACTTGCAAAAAATTATTTCGTTGTCTTTTGAGTCTAAAAAGAATGGTGTCTTACTTTCAAACAAATTTGAAATTGACATTCTTATGAGATTTGCATTAACTACGCAAATTTCCAGTGCAATTAAACAAGTTGGAATTAAGCCCAAAGATAATTTTATTTTAATTGCAATAGGAAACAAAAAAATTCTAAATTTACTGTATCGAGAATTACTGCCCATGACTGAAATCCTTTTTTCAAAAAATCCTAGCTTGTATCTTAAAAGACATTTTAAAATAACAAAAAAACATGTTAATTCAATTCACTCAAAAACCCCCTTGGAGGATATTTTGGTGGAAAAAGCAGCAATATTATTCTGA
- a CDS encoding TatD family deoxyribonuclease — MTWYFDSHVHLSDAAYASDMEFISKQMECLKIKACCVSTNYENSLQTLELGKKNYRVLPFVGIHPECADDDLENMTNLIEENHSALSGIGEIGLDPTYANDCDDVARQNHVFETLLSLAEKFDKPVSIHSRKSLDDIFELMTSYDTKHALLHWFDGSKKQLQKAMDMGFFVSYGPVMIYANDKQTLLSKTDESKILVETDGPVRFSRCFEMKSGQISFIPSVIFCASKILNKSFDEMASLLEINSKSFLGI, encoded by the coding sequence ATGACTTGGTATTTTGATTCTCATGTACATTTGTCAGATGCTGCTTATGCTTCTGACATGGAATTCATCTCAAAGCAAATGGAATGTCTGAAAATTAAGGCATGTTGTGTGTCAACCAACTATGAAAATTCACTGCAAACTTTGGAACTTGGAAAAAAAAATTATCGGGTTTTACCTTTCGTTGGAATTCATCCGGAATGTGCCGATGATGATCTTGAAAATATGACGAATCTGATCGAAGAAAACCACTCTGCTCTTTCTGGAATTGGTGAAATAGGATTAGATCCAACATATGCGAATGATTGTGATGATGTTGCAAGGCAAAATCATGTGTTTGAAACGTTATTGTCTCTAGCTGAGAAATTTGACAAACCTGTCTCAATTCATTCAAGAAAAAGTCTTGATGACATTTTTGAACTCATGACCTCGTATGATACAAAACATGCATTGTTACATTGGTTTGATGGAAGTAAAAAGCAGCTGCAAAAGGCCATGGATATGGGATTTTTTGTATCCTACGGACCTGTCATGATCTATGCAAATGACAAGCAAACGTTACTCTCTAAAACCGATGAATCTAAGATTCTAGTTGAAACTGATGGTCCTGTAAGATTTTCTAGATGTTTTGAAATGAAATCTGGACAAATCAGCTTTATTCCAAGTGTAATTTTTTGTGCTTCAAAGATTTTGAACAAGTCCTTTGATGAAATGGCATCTTTATTGGAAATAAATTCAAAATCATTTCTTGGAATATAG
- a CDS encoding RNA methyltransferase, with product MNLIVTCARHFEPEAGEELADILEELGDPEVKVSITDMSGILTAETKIDPVEVTGKVREMLLDEPWSVRYCLRIIPIQKVVETKIEDIEKSVADLHKQITDNETYRILIEKRNSNISSQEIITKIANKIKNKVSLDFPDKVILIEILGNLSGISILKKSDILSTEKTKRSVSE from the coding sequence ATGAATTTGATAGTTACTTGTGCCAGACACTTTGAACCTGAAGCTGGAGAAGAATTGGCAGACATTTTGGAAGAGTTGGGAGATCCAGAAGTAAAAGTTTCAATTACAGACATGTCAGGAATTTTGACAGCTGAAACAAAAATTGACCCTGTAGAAGTAACAGGAAAAGTTAGAGAAATGCTTCTGGATGAGCCGTGGAGTGTCAGATACTGCTTAAGAATAATACCGATACAAAAAGTCGTCGAAACAAAAATTGAAGATATAGAAAAAAGCGTTGCAGACTTGCACAAACAGATTACAGACAATGAAACATATAGAATATTAATTGAAAAAAGAAACTCAAACATATCAAGTCAAGAGATAATCACAAAAATAGCAAACAAAATAAAAAATAAAGTGTCATTGGACTTTCCAGACAAGGTCATATTGATTGAAATTTTAGGCAATCTATCTGGAATATCCATACTAAAAAAATCAGACATACTAAGTACTGAAAAGACCAAACGAAGTGTATCAGAATAA
- a CDS encoding histone, producing MKSSELGLSAMYRILKKAGAERVSDESADELRRVVEDIANSIAKSAVDMASHASRKTIKGEDVKLASKPFNKF from the coding sequence ATGAAATCATCGGAACTAGGATTATCTGCAATGTATAGAATTTTGAAAAAAGCCGGAGCGGAAAGGGTAAGTGACGAGTCAGCTGATGAATTGAGAAGAGTGGTAGAAGATATTGCAAACAGCATAGCCAAAAGTGCAGTGGACATGGCATCCCATGCAAGTAGAAAAACGATAAAAGGTGAAGACGTGAAGTTGGCTTCAAAGCCATTTAACAAATTCTAA